The Dreissena polymorpha isolate Duluth1 chromosome 8, UMN_Dpol_1.0, whole genome shotgun sequence genome includes the window attggaaatcttggttaaagtacatgtaataatgtggttttttcatatatatttttttcatttaaatgcatattcatgacacatattcatgattcaaactttgtatgtagtctatttatgctttgtgaaaaaatgtgaaaaataaaataacttgtttacatttcttacaaaagtactgtttttcaatgtatacctaatgtttcagatcaaatgacaacctcccagggagatcatcatacactggcgagggtcaggctcacagaacatgaaaattatcatgaagaaggaattttcctcttcagattttgagagaattattgacattttcaagagtaaaaagaacagagttctaaagctgtaaagtccagaacatgtctgagttatgtgcccttgaaatgttctatgtttataaatgttattcctgtggtaaagaattgttgggaccaggtattttagttgcatttggtacatgaataattttttgcaaatcagatatatgtatatgtgttgttattgtatcaaatacagtattcatagaaggaaaatatgcctttattgcattatttaaggaaattttgataatattcaagtgtttaacatgctttagctatgctaatgcattgaactttgaatttcacaatttaaagaagtttgcgactcgttttttcacaattttaagaagttcgcgactcaatttttcacaattttgaaaagttcgcgactcaatttttcacaattttgacaagttcgcgactcattttttcacaaagtgaggggccagggccgcttcacaaagtcaggaaaaaaagccctgcattgAAGCTCCGTATTTTAACAATAGTTCTGTATGCGCATGAcatcacattgataaacaaatggtcgcacatgaagtccatgacctacttgcctacttagcttgaaacaaatgcgccgaaaacaggttaaaggaatgtaTTTActgttatttacaccgttttgtgtgttttttggtattactttttgaatgcatttatcaaacgtgcatttacacatcaaaaagcatatttccatttgcaattttgattgcagcagacgcagattttttcgccgagtccgggtcacgtgatagtcatgtgactttgtatatactggagtagtatttatgaagtgttgggtaataggtcatgtttacatcggccgccattatgttttgtctgctagagctagtagaggtgacaataatcggggaatcattgttatgaattcttgaaggtagtttgctggaaaactttaaagataaatcattcaatgattgaaatgttagtcatttgttaagacaaaatgtttttgtcattttaagtgtttcaattttaaagtaatttaacgttatttcttaggtgttcgataactggttcgtccaacATATtagcatctaacagtttataggtgtctatcccaaccgttgtttatttttggtgattTCACTTCacatacacttgtatttgttaatgcagcatcaacatactaaaacaatatcccggaaatagaatttttacaatttaatcagggtttttttttactaagaaagtgacgccgatattcggcgtcttcccctaccagaattttttccctaaaaataccatttccccttcaaaaatataatttttcaccaaaatataatattttaccctcaaagaaatggtttttttcttttgggaagtcgacacttatccaatttgtaccatgtacagtcgtcgaaattcgcactagtccgacagcaaaaaactagtattttttctttcgggctggaaatccaatattacaagcccggcgtgcttgtacaattcattaaacagaaaacgagttccactttcattttcaatatttgtaaacaaagttttgagccgcttaaataAACAGCCGCTTTTGTTTTAACTCACTGTgcacacgtgctgggcaatcagcagataattggattactgtgcataaagcgcatggttttgtggttcccggattactattatgtaaaataaatgttttgcgttgcgttcgggacacagagagtaatgtccgaacagttgtcattcaagtacgtcgttgaggaaagcgaatctgaggtaactgtgattgacgcatttgtcaactggctttttgtagaataacctggcacttaattgcttatatattttctggtggttcaggtttgcgcTCTCTTttacatggatatatgggatacatttctgttAATTatttacctaaactttatgtatatttataattgtgatttgattgaaatccctgtgtgaaattaatttcttcttatttcaggatccgaaagaggctggctcagatgacgaggaagctaaattggatgaggatgaaattaataagagatttgtattgtattctatagattgaataaatgaatgcttctttggatattttatgttatgtttatctgcatttttaacaaaaatgtttggctAGTAAAAactgactcgggcttgttcaaattcccatagtactagcccgacttgcttgtagctttaaatctgaatttcaatgactgcatgtacaacgatctcgctctctctctctctctctctctctctctctctctcccgacaaACACTCAAATCtaggaatcccagtgattctatatatagctcttaaattacgtcatggaaaccgggcaactaatcgttttaatcatgtgactattttactggattccggtcttgcgcgagaaggttgtttcgtcaattaattaccggaaaccagtcgaattttcatccgggttatgtgaaagccaagatataaacgttaaaacagaaaaaagtctcacaattggcgttcatacacgaacaaaataaaacgttcggactcggaaaatattaattgcgttgaccattttttaagaatgaatcatcaaaaccCGTTGAAACCAAGCAGGATTCGGAGGTTggtgtaatcaacatcgattaataatGTCGGATtcttgtgaaagtgaaagtagacaatcggcagctgccgcacctttcccttccaatactgtagcagatctagatcgtcaacccattcatcatgaaattgaaatcacaatattgacatcgttccccggcccaagttgaaaacatttcccattattagatctacccctgcaactttatttaggactttgactttaatatcatacttgttcatgtgtttaagaacaaaaaggtcaaagacatgcctctttttctaaaaaaaaccctgaagtctgtaggtgagttatagacattgaaatgaacagtgtttattttttccccaaatatgtctctttcgcgctcgattttccccttttacccagcgtccagcgtcttcccctttttctaaaaaaaaccctggtaaTATATGTGAATCCTGGGACTCGCTGGACTAAAAAAAAAGTCCCAAACTGAAAGTGTGAGTCCCAAGTATTATTGACTGTCCATTGATGAATTTagcaacaaaacacacacacataaaaaatGAGAAGCAGTTATTAGGTTTTAAATGATCTATTAGCTAAGGAAGAgcataacacatacatgtaatgttggAAATTACAAATATGCTGACTATTTATCATGCACAAGGCATTTAAAACATACACTTAGACCTGACTAGATGCAAATATGATAATAAGCAATAGGATATTCACAGATAATGAACATGAAAAGATATAAACATAAATGCAAATAGTTGCCAACTAATAACTGCATACAAACCACAAGTTTTATGCACAAGTATTTTCACATTATGTGCATGGGCTGTCATGTTAATACACTCATTTGATGTAATTAACACGTTGCAAAGAAAATCCAAGAATAGCACAAcagggcctgtattcaccaaccacctaagGGAAAAAAATTACCTATGGTTGTCATTTTGCCTTAGGTTTTTGCTGTTTTTCCCTTAAATTTAAGGAAATACCTTAAGTCATATTCACAAACTTCCTAACCTTAGAAATACGCCTAAGGTTGACCGTTTTTTCCCTTAAAGTTAAGGGACGTGTACACCTTACTTAAGTCCAAAGAAATCACCTTAAAAATGGCGCCGTAGCAGACGAATTTCCGTTGTTTTCGCCTTTTTTTGAGCAAACTCCATCCCAAAGGTATGTATTCTTTGAAATGTATCACCGTTCTAAACACAGACCGATATGTATTCCAATTACTTTCAGAGTCCGGCTTTTAAACAGTATAACGGAAGTAACATTGTTGTTAACTTACATGTACGCGAATTTTGTGATTACCataataattgcatttttgtatcatttaacgTCATTTTCAGTGCATGCATCATATGTTTGAAGAAATGGAAGGGATATGAGTTTAAAGTGGCAATATGAACTTGAAACTGGGATGTGTTTACATATCTGTCATTGTGGTTATACTGTATCGCATGTCAGATTGTGTTTACCTTTCCCTTTTGCAATGTACGAATGTGTGTTACTGTATCATCTCGgaattattaaaggggccttttcacagattttggcattttttaacttattcattaaatgctttatattgataaatgtaaacattggatcgtaaaagctccagtaaaaaatcaagaataaaattaaaaaaaggaaaagaacattgcccggagcaggtttcgaaccagtgacccctggagtcctgccagagtcctgaagtaaaaacgctctagcctactgagctattccaccgagtacacatgcttgacgtattttataccttatataagcaatcttcgtagtttcacaaaatttaacgacaaaaacagaactctccaaattattcaatcgtttcgcgttgcaacgctttataatttttaggttttaaaatcgtcaaaagatgcatatgatggctatattagaccatggtaaaagttcagtattactgtttcctcacaaatatcataactaaaacgaaaatgtgcgaatctgaaacaacttttttcaattttgtcaatttaccaaagcgtgaaaagatccctttaagtaagtacacacttttttctattaatttgcTTAAATGATTGACTTTCTTTTTCAGAATGGCAAGACGTTTCATTAATAGAGTTGATTTACTCGACAGTCTTCAAAATTCTGAGTTGATTGAACGCTATCGTTTGGATAGGCAagagattttatttttaaatgacaaactgACTCCTTTTATTGGACCAACAAGCTTCAGGAACAATAGTTTAAATAGTATTGAAAAGATTTTGATTGCTTTAAGATATTTTGCTACATCTAGCATTCAACTTAATGATGGAGATATCCATGAGGTTTCGCAGCCTACAGTTTCAAGGGTCATATCCCAAGTTACTCAAGCTTTGACTGAGCCTGAAATTGTACGACAATTCATCAGTGTTCCAACTGCTCCCGGAGAAATCCGACAAATAAAGGAAgactttttcaatattgcaagGTTTCCAAATGTAATTGGCGTTATCGATGGGACGCATGTCCAGATTCAAGCCCCAGTTGTTGATGAACCGGCGTATGTGAATCGGATGGGTTACCATTCCATAAACACACAGGTAAtccttttttttatattatatttttaattattgtaaaaattgctatataatatattatattcttCGGGTTTGTTGATTGGTGttcaatgtttattattattatgtatgaaGATTGaatcatttatataaatcaagaaaaaacattttcaatgtatgCATTTAATTTCATGATTTATACTGATACCATTTGTTATTTGCATGATAAATAtggatatttgatttaaaattccTAAAACAATCCAATAATAAATTTGGGGCCAATTTAACAGTCTtctttcttatattttttattatactgAAATGCATGGATTGTGACATTTTTATACAACTTCTTATTTCTTGTTCATAAGTTTTCCAATATGCAGAGGTGTCAATTTTCAGGtttattcctgaattcaggatttaagccctcaaggaaaacttttgatattgatataaatcagaggattgttttggtattttaagcattcttgtcacaaaatgtcactcttaaacacaaattattgacctttggcaaattgtttacaaaggaaacataatttaatgaatcattaaaaCTCTTTTGACTCTGGTCCCCAAATTCTAGGATGATTTTCAGGATTAtagattttggtaaattgacacctCTGCAATATGGTATAGTGTTTTCACTATACTACAAATAAAACAGTGGAAACAAGATGCTTttttgaaacactatgtcccccatatctttgaccttgagggatgaccttgacctttcaccactcaaaatgtgcagctccatgagatacacatgcatgccaaatatcaagttgctatcttcattattgcaaaagttatggccaatgttaaagtttgacgcaaacaaacaaacagacacggcaaaaacaatatgtcccccagtatagactatTAATACTATGAATGTATCTctatatcatgttttttttacagatcatATTTGATGCCAATTGTCTGATTAGAGACATTGTACCGCTGTGGCCTGGGGCTGTCCATGATGCCAGAATCTTAAGGCAAAGTGGCCTATTTCAAATCATGGAGCAGAATGTTGTCGATGACCAACATCAATATCTACTTGGGGATTCGGCATATCCGTGCAAGAGATGGCTCCTCACTCCATTTATGAATCCAGCTGATGAGCACCAGCTGATTTACAACTGGTTAGATAAATTGCATTTGTAAATTCTACAACATTGGTACAGATATTCCCTAATAAACACCATAACCAATATAAAAGCACCCCTCATGCTAAATATAAATCTTTCACTGAAATGTTTGAATAATTAATGAGCTACACAGTCAAGTCTCTACGATTTGCTTATAAGGTAAATGTGAATAAGTgggtgtttatttgtaaatactgtattttgatattgtgtttaacttccattaaatgtgtttatgcccccaaaggtgggcatatagtgattgcaatGTCCGTCTATAAGaaattctgtcacactttgcgtttaggtttcaaaaaatgtggaaaaacactttgcgtttaggtttataaaaatgtggaaaaagggggcatatgtcattctatggtgacaagccttgttaatgtaatacatttcataaaaaaaaactattaagtTATACAATAATGATGTGCAATTCTAAGTACTTAATACATATTAATGACTGGTGCTTTTATTGCAGGTGAATTACCCACTTGATCATGAACGTGATATAATGCTTTTGCTACAAAAGAGAAAATTAAAGATCATACTTTAACCATTACTTTTGTATTAAAGGGCACACAAACGTACAAGATCTGTTGTTGAGCGTTCCATTGGAATTTTGAAAAGGAGATGGGCTATTCTtcacaatgaaattcgattgcaTCCATTAAAGTCGTGCAAGTGAGTTTAATATTCCATTATAAAACCCTGTAATTAAGTAACTTTGATACACAGTTAACAGTCACTAAGGCCAATGTAATTGTTTAACACAATGTGTTAGTCACTGAGAGATAGGTTTGTTCTATACATGAAGTTTTATATTAACACAATACAGCTTCAAaaaacatatttcttacaaaaataagCTTGTATGACAACAGCTGACTTACAATTTTAATGTCATATGTTTTTTCAAGTAACATTTATGGTTAATTCTTGCCCCTGTGCTGaccttgaaaagaaaacaaaactctTAACAGCATTTTAATTAATGTAACTAACttgcattaaaaatacatatttatcaagtattatttattttataatttaatgttttatatattccATGTTCTTCTGACATTTTAATGCAGCTTGTGTCACTTAATTGTCATTTATATTAACAGGGTGATTTTGTCATGCGCTGTTCTGCATAATATATGCAACATGCGAAATCTGCCAATGGATCCTTTGGACATAGGTGCCTTACAAGATCATCCTGAAAATTACAATGGAAATGAAGATGGCCTTCGTTACAGGAATGTAgtagcaaatacatttttttagatCATGTTCACGTTATTGAACAAGTCATGTTTTCAGAGCTGTTAATGCAAATAATTTGCATACTAAATACAACTATTTTAGCATGTatggcatttttttcaaaaatcataaGACATACACAATGTAGATGAAGTTCATGTGAATCTTTatcttcaaaacaaaataaaagtaatgtttgattaaatacaacaacaacatgtataatataattctattattatttttactccTCGCCCAATAGCGCCAACTGAGCCTCATAGAACCGTATTTGAAGTTCTAGCTTCCTCTTCTTCAGACGCTTAATCTCATGCAGACTGCAGTGACTGCAACTAAATGGATATTTAAAACAtggcattttaaatatatattttttatttccttcTCAAAactaaatttgattattttgttgatGGCTTCTTtttttgtataatgaaaaatggtaaatatgtatAACACTACAGGTTCAATCATTCGAATTTTGCACATGTTTATGTTATCAAGATCCATGTgtagaataatttattatattgttaaatacatGACATACAATTTACATACCATGAATGTGAAGGCTCGTCTCGAGGAGAAATAGCTGAGCTACTAGAGCCATTCTCAGACACTGATGGGGTATATCTGAAATAAGTGTATCATTTCTCAAGCCAGATGTATTTGCCATTACAATATTTGATATTCAAGATATGtttgttatatattaaaatgtaaataatgcattATGATAGCGAGCTagtttttattttgcaaattatatgcatatatatatatatatatatattatcagattgctgtttatacatgtacatgtaactatttattaaaatttctgtttttgaatttgtatgcaagttaattgcaataataatattttcataattcaTGTCTCACCTTCTTTTCTGATTTACTGAAACTGGAGTGGACATCGCACCACTAAAATAAGATAATGATAAATTTCTATTATAGACctatttaaaatttgttttccCTTTTAAACCTATATATAACACATTTGTgcattattttcttgtttttatattgttatcaATTCAAGCTATATATCATCAATTGTGACATTATTATGTATTTGCATGCTTACCTTGAGGTGCACGTGGTCATGTTGTTTTCAGTATCTTGCTGATCATCATCACTGTAagcatattgaaaaaaaaaattatcaacataatttttgtcAATAATTCAAATGTgttgtaacattgtatttgtttctTTATGTATTTGTGATTTGTATATGAATTGTCAAAATATTGTGATTAACATTCATGTTCATTTCTTTACTTTTTGACATGTTTAGATGAGACATACTCTTTAATTATAAATTGAAGTGAAGAGGGTGTCTTAATTGTTCCATTTATTAAGTAACTGCATCACCTGTGGTTATGTATATATGTTGAATGTGTCATTGTCATAAtctattaattttaaattaatgaattaaacaaaataatcaaatgaattatttaaaaacaaacgaatttgtactgttattattattgtttgtatacAATTTGTTATTAACACTTGCATTTATATTAAGCAAATATCAATTATATCCTGTATATTCAAATATAGCAACATTTTAAGGCTAATTTCTATGCCATTCAATTATGGTATGCTatttttacaatatgtacatCACTGAAAGAACTTATAGTAAGAGTAAATGTTCTACattttgtatgcattttaatgtaacttgattttatttttaccgCATATGAGTCAATTGCAGCATAGATGTGTCTAGGCTGCTGGGCCCAATGCCCATAACATCCACTCCCTCTTTCCCGATAACGTTCATTACCGCCTCGGTGAGGATGGTACATTTGGAGTTGAAGGGAGGCCTATCTGTTCAAAATACAAGAAGATTTATTTAACGTTGGACATGATAAACACTACATAAGCATAAAGCTTTTCCCGACAAAAAAAAGTACATGGtatacataacaaaataaaagcaGCTGTAAGATGAAAGCGAATGGTTATCATAAAACAAAGACATGCATGGCAAGGCATGGTAAAACAATGACGGATTTAAGACATGATGTTATCACAGTTAATACCGGTACATAATCATAAAACATAGACATGCATGGCAAGACATGGTAAAACAATGACGGATTTAAGACATTATATTATTACAGTTAATACAGATTAAATAGTTAATACAATGGGTTAAGATGACATATAATAAGATAAACTATAAGGGAAGTAACTAGTACTGAGTTAAAACATAAGATGTAAGAAGTATAATGTCCCTTGCATTAGAAGGATATTGCATGTATGTTAAAGAATTGCAGTTAAATGACAGTGTTGGTTTAAATTATAAGTAGAGAGTATAAAGATGTATACTGACTATGAAAAATGAAGAATTATGATGAACGTGCCTACTCAAAACGAAAAGGTAGGAATGCAAAGTATTTTGAGTATTATACAATAGTATGCACTTAACAAAATGTAAtacaaagcaaaaataaaaaaactacaaAGTGATAATTTGACAGCTGCACCAACAGGAGAGAACTTTTAATACAGAATGTGATCCTTAGTTTATTCGAAGGAAACAATTGTCTGTGAAACAAAAAAAGTGTACTATAAAAGTGTTCTATAAAAGTGTACTTTAAAAGATGCAATCATATATAACAATCACACACAAAATGAACAACAAAAGTTATGTTTGTGGTAACCATTGTTAAAATTGCCACTTTATCATATGCaacattgttttgacaaactgTATTAATAGGTAATcataatgttaataaatataagttaatATTCAAGATAATGTTGATGGATATTAATTTGAACATTGCTAAATGATTCTGACAAATTAATATGGTCCTTGCAAGTTGTAAAGTTGAATGTTATACTTTGTCTTATAATGTTGTATCAGATCAACTATATAACAAATACATCAACTTTCACACcaataaataaagatgttattttTTTACTTGAGGAAAGGGCTTTCCAATTTGGGTGAGAGTGAAtaatataattaacaaaaatgaataaaaggtGAGACCTTGTACAAGGTCAAAGAAAAAgccatatttaaagtttcatacCAGTCAATGTCAGCATGCGCTGATGATCTTGGTAAAATCCTCTTTGGGTAGATGTAAGATTCTCCCATTTCTTTTCTAGGTCACTGCCATTTCTATAAGTACCCGTACTGTTGGAATTGAAGGCGGTCTCAACATTTCCCCACATttcctttttcacagagctagaAATTTCTGAATAACAGACAACACagaacttaaaatatttacattatagCAGGCTTTCTCTCATTTCAATATTTCATGTTAATGTACACTCTGTACTgtgattttttatgtttaatgagAGAATATGATTCATCCTTTTTTCAATAGGCAGTGGCTAGAGGTACAGATCCGTACCTCTAGAATCTGGTTCTAGAGGTACGGACCGTACCTCTAGCCAAACCACTGGGGTTCTGCTACAGGTACGGACCTCCCATTTTCACATATTGTGTGcccttttttattgttaaattgttcCACACTTATGTAAGATCAataacaacaaagtattaacCTTAATTTCAACCCATTGCCTTTAATATGGGATACATATTGTGTTAACACAATACAAAATTCTAATTAGATACAGTGTAATAAACTTTTCTGTGAAAGGCATTACAAgcaaaggtttttattttttagtaactgcgcaataaatgattttacaagaGGATCGAGGAATGTATTAAATGCAATTGGACATACATATGTCAATAAAATACTAAATTATGCTCATACTTTGAAAGACAGTCATTAAAAATATCTGCAATTATTCTGTTTGGATGCTTATGAACAAAATTATCGAAAGTAATCAATATGTCATTCACACACGTCACTGTTTCGTGATATAtacaataacaatttattaatattatgtttaataaaaacacttACGGCTGGTAAACCTATGCCTGTCCAGTTTATGCCTGGACATACCAAAGTTTGAGTAGTCCTCTCCCATCAAATGAGTGAGGAGAATATTTTCTTGCAGCGTGAAGTTGGGCGCTCGTTGTTTcgccatttttttttttcaactatcGTCTGCATTCACTtccgtgttttttttccaaatttgtgtACATGTGTGTTGATGATCAAGAGATCGACGACAACAGCATAAAATCGATACAGATACTTTGTAACAGCTGTTTCGATAGATGCCGGAAGCGTAAACCTCTTACATTATGcactttttatattaattaatcatCATCTACAAGTAATATTTAGAACTTTCTTAACAGCACACTTGTGCGCTTATA containing:
- the LOC127840767 gene encoding uncharacterized protein LOC127840767, whose amino-acid sequence is MNVIGKEGVDVMGIGPSSLDTSMLQLTHMRDDDQQDTENNMTTCTSSGAMSTPVSVNQKRRYTPSVSENGSSSSAISPRDEPSHSCCSHCSLHEIKRLKKRKLELQIRFYEAQLALLGEE